Proteins encoded within one genomic window of Ranitomeya variabilis isolate aRanVar5 chromosome 4, aRanVar5.hap1, whole genome shotgun sequence:
- the MIIP gene encoding migration and invasion-inhibitory protein, giving the protein MSSSKRLDELRSLTKSLLEKLNVNREELKKQQQLFTARNFTSCEPITALSGSWSGRDPALQTSRGSSSAARKVLCTPKTSHPRGPPPHGGSGLGGRSVLDVIRVNSPVKHLSILNSTMIDPKSDSSGVTSDFPAQYIDRLEDDGNLRSKEPRTPKSILCTPSRSSKRDAGRVTFLCDGESPPLEPRWSARPLLGYDWIAGVLEVKSPITNKSDQFFAEISEFRRINRDECAHNCFTESGAQDSSVEDLDLSLDTHQCVYCYRVNQRLFTSPVGPEPVCPVCKKRRGRRLVSAEEPAYVRVSIPRSTLLPPYKYRAHRRKSFDPTDSLALPSHCLAGWENTAPSCNLKITSLDLRTSTEPKMETAPANASADAASYFAARATSDNLLNLSRSIAFHHKK; this is encoded by the exons ATGTCGTCCTCCAAGCGCCTGGACGAGCTGCGGAGTCTGACTAAGTCTCTACTGGAGAAGCTGAATGTCAACCGGGAGGAGCTGAAGAAGCAGCAGCAGCTATTCACTGCCCGCAACTTCACG AGCTGTGAACCTATAACGGCACTGTCCGGATCTTGGAGCGGTCGGGATCCAGCTCTGCAGACCTCTCGAGGATCATCCTCCGCTGCCAGGAAAGTGTTGTGTACCCCCAAGACCTCCCATCCTAGAGGGCCTCCTCCACACGGGGGGTCCGGACTCGGGGGGCGCTCTGTTCTGGATGTTATTAGGGTGAATTCTCCAGTAAAGCATCTCAGTATCCTGAACTCCACAATGATTGACCCCAAATCTGACTCTTCGGGGGTCACAAGCGATTTCCCTGCTCAGTATATCGACAGGTTAGAGGATGACGGAAACCTGCGGAGCAAAGAACCGAGGACCCCGAAATCTATTCTGTGCACACCATCCCGGAGTTCGAAG AGAGATGCGGGGCGCGTCACCTTCCTGTGCGACGGCGAATCCCCTCCCCTGGAGCCGCGGTGGTCGGCTCGTCCGCTGCTGGGATATGACTGGATAGCGG GAGTTTTGGAAGTGAAGTCTCCCATCACCAATAAATCTGACCAGTTTTTCGCAGAGATCAGTGAATTCCGACGCATCAACCGCGATGAGTGCGCGCACAACTGTTTTACTGA ATCAGGGGCCCAGGACTCATCGGTGGAAGATCTGGACCTCTCGCTGGACACTCATCAGT GTGTGTACTGTTACCGAGTGAACCAGCGATTATTTACCTCCCCGGTGGGTCCAGAACCTGTGTGTCCTGTATGTAAGAAGCGCAGGGGCAGACGCCTCGTCTCCGCAGAGGAGCCCGCGTACGTCCG GGTGAGCATCCCCCGGAGCACGCTGCTCCCTCCGTACAAGTACCGAGCCCACAGGAGGAAAAGCTTCGACCCCACGGACAGCCTCGCCCTGCCGTCA CATTGTTTAGCTGGATGGGAGAACACCGCGCCGTCCTGCAACCTGAAAATCACCAGTCTGGACCTGAGGACCTCAACGGAGCCAAAAATGGAGACTGCACCCGCAAATGCGAGCGCG GACGCAGCTTCTTATTTCGCTGCACGGGCGACGTCTGACAATCTGCTGAACTTGTCCCGATCCATCGCCTTCCATCACAAGAAGTAA